The genomic interval GGGTGGCAAAGGCGGCTTAAGATGCGACACGGTGATGTCTTGGCTTGCCTCTCTCGTAAGGGCTTGGGCCCTTGACGATGGTTGTTCATTGGCTTCAGGGAAGGCAGTGATCAACCATATGTGACTGCGTGACATGCTTGgcgcctcttcctcccctggcatgatttctttgtctaTACCTTATCCCCCTGGTTCATACTCTGCATGTGTTGTATCCactatcttttcttcgtctgcatCGTCGACCATGACGACCCGCATCCTTTTTTActgtgttttttttttttttttggattcAGGTTCATGTATTGATGACGAGTTATGTACGGATACCAGACCGGCGTTACGCGATAGACGGTGCATTGTATCGTCTGggctttgcttttcttcttttctcttctattgaACACGGACATGGCCGTCTCTGAGGGGCTCAGAACCGCAGACAACATGTCcattaattttattttttattttttacttttttttccctttctcagTCCCCCTGTTAATTCTCATTCCCCCCTTTGCTTTTTACCTTTCCATCAAGCTCGAGCTTCAAGATACACAAGACAAGACGGCGTCGGAGTTAATGCTTTACATTATAATCCAATAAACCTACTTCTGTAATAACGTTGTACATCCTCGGCAATTTAGGATAAATACGTTGTAGTACCCAACACACTGCAGCCTTAACCAGACTAAGCCGACACTAAAGCAAGCAAGCCCCAGTCCAAGTCCAAGTCCAAGtcccaagaaagagaggaaaagagagagagatctCTTTGTTCCCTCCCCTCGGGCCCCCCGATAACCATCAgtcatcaatcaatcataaAAACCCCTCCTCAGAAATAAGATTTCCTTTATACTTACAACCCCACAAACGAACACAACCCAAACAACAAACCCGCCACCATAATATCAACAACCAAGGAACTTGACCCCCCGGCCCCTAGAATCAAccaaacaagaaaaacacaATTGATAAAAAGATAGTAATCAGCTACAAAAATAGTTCCGCCGTCACCAGGGATGATCTCCAACCTTATTTTTGACTCCTTTTAGCCAGGTACAGGATTGCTTTCACTGGGTGGATCCGAAGATATGGTTGAgggagaacaaagaaaatcgagTGATCTGCTTCGGTTTTCCCTGCTTGCTGGGAAGTGCCGTAAATAACATCCTGGGAAAAGTTTATGCGGAATGGCTGGGGTTTTGTGTTTCATGTTTTTTTCTGGCTTGGGTTAGTTAGGTAGGTACATAGGTAGTGGAAGTTAGGTATGGAGTACTCCGTCGTTGGATCATTAAGGCTTTTGTTTGATAGTCTTGGTCTTAGGGTTTGTTTTACTCTGAGACGAGGTGATATACTTGGCAGGGACTGATGAATTGGCCCTGCATGAAAGAGATGCGGATGGAAATAGAAtgttttctctttgctttgGGGTTAAAAAAAGTAACAAACTGGTTCTtattctcattctcattctcagCCTTAGTTCAAGATATGGAGTACACTTAGATACATACTAAGATTAACACCTCCCAACCACCCCAATCCCCACCTATACGAATCCAAAGAACAGAATCACAACGAAGAAAACCCAACAAAACACTCCCCTCTCGCCCTCCACCGTCCCTCCCCACCACCAGCCCTACTACCACACATCCTAGACCTATCTTTAGCCGAAACAACCCACTCAAACcccaccccctcctcctcaagcATCAATCTCTTCCGCTCCAGATTAGCATGTCCACTCGCTGGCCCAGCGCCCATGTACCCGCCCAACCCGCCGTCGGCACTGAGGACCCGGTGACAGGGCACATCCGGAGCGAAGGGGTTCGTCCGCATGGCGGTGCCGATTGCGCGCGCGCTGGAGCTGAGGTGCTTTGCCAGGGCGGCGTAGGTTGTCCAGCGGCCGGCGGGGATGGTGAGGAGGGTGAGGTATACGCGCCGTTGGTGGGGGGTTAGGGTTGGGTGGGATTTTATGCGGTGGATTTGTTTGAGGGTAtttgggttggggttggggttgctTTTGTGAGTGAGTGTAGGTGtggatggagatggggatgGAGGTTGAGATGGGGTTGTGGATGGGGTGAGagtggttgtggttgtatGTGGCGGTGGTGCTTGGGGTCTGGTGGTCATTATTGTTGTTCTTTTGGTGGTTTTATGGTTTTGTTGTTGTAGAGGTTGGAGGGCTGGGTTGGTTAGATAGTTTTTGCTTGTATGTTTTACTGGAGTTGCGTACCTAGGTCGTGATGTTGGTTTAATtcatttatatatcttagAGAAAGTAGGGTGGTGGGTAGAAAGTTCTGTAGTTTTATATGATTCTAATGATGGATGTccgttgatgatgttgatgttgttgtggAACTGACCAATCACGGTTTGCGCTGAGATAAATCTACCCACGGCACCACCGAATCTACGACATACAAACCACTAGGTCTTAGTACATTCTAATCCATTAAAGATACGAGTAAGACTTGCAGCTTGTCATtttagagaagagaaaaatgtaTTGACGATCAGTCCTTGCAATATGGCGTCGGCTGTATCGCAAAAGTGGGTATCCTTGATCTACATGTATATTATAGCGTGTTCAACCGTCCACTCGTTTAGTCGTTCCTCCCGTCAAAATCCCATCACGACGCACTCGAAGCATGCTCCTCATGCGCATCGGTCGGCTTTCCCATCTCCGGATCCACCGCGCTGTTCTTGCGGTTGGCGGTTTCAATGTACCCCGGGTTTTCCGCCTTGAGACGGGCGAAAGTGCGCTCGGCATCCCACACCCACGGCGTCTCGGCAGCAAACAGCAGGTCCATGTCCTCCAGCGTCCGCTGGTTACTCTCGGGATACAGAGCCCATACCATCGGAATAGTGATGACGTTGCTGGCCGCGAAAACATACAGCGTCTTTTCGCCGATCGCCTCGAACATCACCGGACACAACAGAGTCTAGCCAATCAGTCAGCGAACTTCTCAGACAGCCTACAGGACACTTCTTACCAGCCAGCCGTTCCCAATACTCCATCCCACAACACCCCAGGCGTTTCCTTTTGCGCGGACCGCCAACGGATAGATCTCAGCAGGATAAATCCAGGGTACTACTAACGTTAGTAGAGCCAGCAAAAGTAATGGAAGCATCCTACGTACCGGTCAACCAGGTAGCTCCAAAGACAGATGTAAAAATAAAGACCATCGACGCTGCGGCAGCACCAAATGAGTTCGCGCGAGAGATATTTCCATCCGCTCGGGCATCGATGGCAAGTCGGGAGAAGCCTCCGGCCAGGAACATGGCGATACCCTGCGCAATGGATCCCCAGTACAAAGTCCACCTACGACCAATCCGATCGAGCGTAAAGACACAGACAAGGGTCGCAAACTATTCCTGTCAGTCATGTCATTGTAGCGGTGTTCTGGCTGTCCTACCATATAGAAGACATTATTCAACCCGCTGATCCATTGGCTCTTCATCGAGTCGAATCCAGCAATGCTAAAGATAGTTGGCGCATCTAACCTCGTCAGTGGTGCGCTTGTGGGGATTTCAAGTAGACATACAAACAGTGACACCGGCAATGCCGACCCATTCCTGCATGATCTGCAGCCAGATCACCAGTTGCACACGTCGCCCGAGATGTAGCTTGCCTGTTTTGTAGCCGAAAAGCATCGCCAAGTAAGACGTGCTATGGTTCATGcttttctccatctctgCCACGTTTTGGATGTCCCGGAACTCGGCTTCGGCGCGAACTGCATCTTCATCACTGCTTCCACGGAGCCGACCAAGAATGTAGCGCGCTTCTTGCTCGCGACCGACTTTGACCAACCATCGCGGAGACTCTGGGAAAAACCAAACGACGACGAACAGGAGGACTAAAAAGATAATCTGGAAGGCGATCGGGAATCGCCAGCGGAATGGAGACCTTCCGCCATCGATGAACGACAATCCACTAGAACCTATTAGACAAGTCTAGATACTTGGATGATTAAGACCTACAATTCCAGCCAATAAGCCAGGACGACACCGAAGATATTCAGAGTAAACTCGATTGCAATGAATTGTCCTCGGGATGTGTGCTCGGCAGTCTCTGTCGCCCAGACCGGGACAATTGCGTTCAGAATACCAGTGCCAATTCCATTGATGAAGCGCGCTGAGTAGTTGTTAGCCTATGGGGCCTGAGAGGTGTTCACCCGTAATGGACTCACAGCAAATCATCCAGTTGTGGTTTTGTGCGGAACACTGCAATGCAGCACCAAGAATAGCCCAGAGAGCGCCTGCTGCAATGGTCTTGATCCGGCCAATACGGTCTCCAATCCAGCCACCAAGGAGTGCGCCGAACAATGTCCCCAGATAATAGACTGACACGATCCCACCTTGAAGCAGACTGTCTGTCACAACTGGGGTGAGGTAgccatccttcatctcgGTGTAGCCGAACCCCATGAGGTCGATGTAGTCTTTGGAGTTGTTGACTCCTGCCATCATGCCCTGGTCGTagccgaagaaaagaatcgaCAACGCCGCAACACTGTTGATGCCAATGAGAAGCTTGCGCTTCTCCAATCTGTGGACGACATTCCACTTGGGTATCTGATCACACATGGCGAGAACACAATCTTTCGAGAATTAATTGCGAATGACAACTCAATATCCCAACAAAGGGTGTACTTCGGGACCCTCCACGTCTCGCTCAAATACCTTGACGAAAAGAATAGCGAGACAAATGGTACCGGTAGAGGCTTTCCACAGACATCTGTGGGGTGATACGAGGTCTATATAAGGGCTTGCCGAAAAACTGCAATCGGCCGATGGCCGACGGCTATTTTGTCCTGCATATTGATCGGCCAGGCCATGGGATGACAATCGAGGCCATTTTGAATCGAATTAGGTTACATTCCGTGTGGGAGAAACCTAGAAGACTGGGTTGGAGACATAGCACATGCAAGGTAGTTGAT from Aspergillus flavus chromosome 7, complete sequence carries:
- a CDS encoding methylated-DNA-protein-cysteine methyltransferase (unnamed protein product), whose translation is MTTRPQAPPPHTTTTTLTPSTTPSQPPSPSPSTPTLTHKSNPNPNPNTLKQIHRIKSHPTLTPHQRRVYLTLLTIPAGRWTTYAALAKHLSSSARAIGTAMRTNPFAPDVPCHRVLSADGGLGGYMGAGPASGHANLERKRLMLEEEGVGFEWVVSAKDRSRMCGSRAGGGEGRWRARGECFVGFSSL
- a CDS encoding putative MFS monosaccharide transporter (MFS monosaccharide transporter), with product MCDQIPKWNVVHRLEKRKLLIGINSVAALSILFFGYDQGMMAGVNNSKDYIDLMGFGYTEMKDGYLTPVVTDSLLQGGIVSVYYLGTLFGALLGGWIGDRIGRIKTIAAGALWAILGAALQCSAQNHNWMICSRFINGIGTGILNAIVPVWATETAEHTSRGQFIAIEFTLNIFGVVLAYWLEFGLSFIDGGRSPFRWRFPIAFQIIFLVLLFVVVWFFPESPRWLVKVGREQEARYILGRLRGSSDEDAVRAEAEFRDIQNVAEMEKSMNHSTSYLAMLFGYKTGKLHLGRRVQLVIWLQIMQEWVGIAGVTVYAPTIFSIAGFDSMKSQWISGLNNVFYMFATLVCVFTLDRIGRRWTLYWGSIAQGIAMFLAGGFSRLAIDARADGNISRANSFGAAAASMVFIFTSVFGATWLTVVPWIYPAEIYPLAVRAKGNAWGVVGWSIGNGWLTLLCPVMFEAIGEKTLYVFAASNVITIPMVWALYPESNQRTLEDMDLLFAAETPWVWDAERTFARLKAENPGYIETANRKNSAVDPEMGKPTDAHEEHASSAS